A region of Streptomyces sp. R44 DNA encodes the following proteins:
- a CDS encoding DUF6332 family protein, producing MDMGRESRWEKDAMTVEIGFALVTAAVLAALVFGVLLVPALLVGVNEPAGKALLTAGAVLAGLAAVWRVVRVLVRFDRARRQGR from the coding sequence ATGGACATGGGACGAGAGTCGCGGTGGGAGAAGGACGCGATGACGGTGGAGATCGGCTTCGCCCTGGTGACGGCTGCCGTCCTGGCCGCGCTCGTCTTCGGCGTCCTCTTGGTGCCGGCCCTGCTCGTCGGAGTGAACGAGCCGGCGGGGAAGGCCCTGCTGACGGCGGGGGCGGTACTGGCGGGACTTGCCGCGGTGTGGCGGGTGGTGCGGGTGCTGGTCCGATTCGACAGAGCGCGCAGACAGGGGCGCTGA